One genomic window of Magnetovibrio sp. PR-2 includes the following:
- the glyS gene encoding glycine--tRNA ligase subunit beta, giving the protein MAELLLELFSEEIPARMQARAADDLKRLVTDGLQKAGLAFDKAEALVTPRRLCLVVDGLPEKQPDVNDERKGPQVGAPEQALKGFLGSLGGMSIDDCEQREVKGKTFYFAVIEKKGEPTSEILKEIINDALLKFPWPKSMRWGHTVFSWVRPLHNILALFNGKVLQFEWGLGGKGDPTKTRFLKWNNKTFGHRFLNPEAIDVTDFADYRAKLAEAHVLLCPSERRAEIASQAEKICADAGLRLKDDQGLLTEVTGLVEWPVVLMGDIEDEFMELPPEVLSDTMRSHQKYFSVLNADGSMAAKFIVVANQVSEDGGAAIIAGNERVLRARLSDAKFFWDQDRKVTLGSRSDKLADIVFHAKLGSVADKVGRMKAIAGDLADKIGADKAQAERAAQLCKCDLITGMVFEIPEVQGIMGRYYALHDGEAEAVANAIADHYSPAGPSDDCPDAPVSIALAMADKLDALAGFWSIDEKPTGSKDPFALRRAGLGVIRLIIENKLRLGLMDVFAFALAQYKADDVSEDLLGFFADRLKVHLKGEGVRHDLIDAVFALGGEDDLVRLLARVDALSAFVSTDDGANLLAAHKRASNILRIEEKKDGQSYGGTPQEDAFVEDAERALFAALKDAGGEGAKLAGEEKFEDAMAALAKLRGPLDVFFDCVMVNDDDKSVRENRLKLLSQIQSVMGEIADFSKIEG; this is encoded by the coding sequence ATGGCTGAACTTCTCTTAGAGCTTTTCTCCGAAGAAATTCCCGCCCGCATGCAAGCGCGTGCGGCCGATGATTTGAAACGTCTGGTCACCGACGGCTTGCAAAAGGCTGGCTTGGCTTTCGACAAAGCCGAAGCTTTGGTGACCCCGCGCCGTTTGTGCTTGGTGGTTGACGGCCTGCCTGAAAAGCAGCCGGACGTGAATGACGAACGCAAAGGCCCGCAAGTGGGTGCACCGGAACAAGCCCTTAAAGGCTTCCTCGGTTCCTTGGGCGGCATGAGCATCGACGATTGCGAACAGCGTGAAGTCAAAGGCAAGACCTTCTACTTCGCCGTGATTGAGAAAAAAGGCGAGCCGACATCAGAAATCCTCAAGGAAATCATCAACGATGCTTTGTTGAAATTCCCTTGGCCCAAATCTATGCGATGGGGACATACCGTCTTTTCTTGGGTAAGGCCACTCCACAACATACTTGCTTTGTTTAATGGCAAGGTTTTGCAGTTTGAGTGGGGCTTAGGCGGGAAAGGTGACCCAACTAAAACTAGGTTCCTTAAGTGGAATAATAAAACCTTTGGCCATCGCTTTTTGAACCCCGAAGCCATCGACGTTACGGACTTTGCGGACTACCGCGCCAAACTGGCGGAAGCCCATGTGCTGCTGTGCCCGTCGGAGCGCCGTGCCGAAATCGCGTCTCAAGCGGAAAAGATATGCGCAGACGCTGGCCTGAGGTTGAAAGACGATCAAGGGCTGCTCACCGAAGTCACCGGCTTGGTCGAATGGCCGGTGGTGTTGATGGGCGATATTGAAGATGAGTTCATGGAGCTGCCGCCGGAAGTTTTGTCCGACACCATGCGCTCGCACCAAAAATATTTCTCGGTGTTGAACGCTGACGGTTCTATGGCGGCCAAGTTCATCGTGGTTGCCAACCAAGTGTCCGAAGACGGTGGTGCCGCCATCATCGCCGGCAACGAACGTGTGCTGCGCGCACGTCTGTCGGACGCCAAGTTCTTCTGGGACCAAGACCGCAAAGTCACCCTGGGTAGTCGTTCGGACAAACTGGCAGACATCGTGTTCCACGCCAAGCTTGGCAGTGTTGCTGACAAGGTTGGGCGCATGAAAGCCATCGCAGGCGACTTAGCAGACAAAATCGGTGCGGACAAAGCCCAGGCTGAGCGCGCTGCACAGCTTTGCAAATGTGATCTGATCACGGGCATGGTCTTCGAAATTCCCGAAGTGCAAGGCATCATGGGGCGTTACTACGCGCTGCACGATGGCGAGGCGGAGGCCGTCGCCAATGCCATTGCGGATCACTATTCGCCCGCAGGCCCCAGCGACGATTGCCCGGACGCACCGGTGTCCATCGCGCTTGCCATGGCGGACAAGTTGGATGCGCTTGCAGGTTTCTGGTCCATTGATGAAAAGCCCACGGGCTCGAAGGATCCATTTGCCCTGCGCCGTGCGGGGTTGGGTGTCATTCGCTTGATCATTGAAAATAAACTGCGCTTGGGGCTGATGGATGTGTTTGCATTTGCGTTGGCCCAATACAAAGCCGACGACGTCAGCGAAGACTTGCTGGGGTTCTTCGCCGACCGCCTCAAAGTCCATTTAAAGGGCGAGGGCGTGCGTCACGACTTGATTGACGCTGTATTTGCACTCGGTGGCGAAGACGATCTGGTGCGCTTGTTGGCGCGGGTGGATGCCTTGTCTGCATTCGTCTCTACGGACGACGGTGCAAACCTGTTGGCGGCGCACAAACGTGCGTCCAACATTTTGCGCATTGAAGAGAAAAAAGACGGCCAGTCTTATGGCGGAACGCCGCAAGAAGACGCCTTTGTCGAAGATGCCGAACGCGCGTTGTTCGCCGCATTGAAAGACGCAGGTGGTGAAGGAGCCAAGTTGGCTGGGGAGGAGAAGTTCGAAGACGCTATGGCGGCGCTGGCAAAGCTGCGCGGGCCGCTGGATGTGTTCTTCGACTGTGTCATGGTCAATGACGATGACAAAAGTGTTCGCGAAAACCGCCTGAAGCTCTTATCTCAGATACAGAGCGTGATGGGCGAAATCGCAGATTTCTCCAAGATCGAAGGCTGA
- the ppdK gene encoding pyruvate, phosphate dikinase, with amino-acid sequence MTTKWTYSFGGGNAEGRADMRNLLGGKGANLHEMSTIGLQVPPGFTITTDVCAHFIEHTGDYPDGLNDQVNAAIAKLETHMGAPFGGGKDEGKVLLLSVRSGARASMPGMMDTVLNLGLNDEAVEILATETGDERFAYDSYRRFIQMFGDVVLGVDHFVFEDLLEDYKIDNALKLDTDLSAEDWKALIPDYIEKIEEHTGEPFPQEPRQQLWAAIGAVFKSWTNNRAKTYRALHDIPEEWGTAVNVQAMVFGNMGDDSATGVCFTRNPSTGENLFYGEYLINAQGEDVVAGIRTPQPLSIAEKNASQAGMASLEEVMPKLYKELDDVRHMLEQHYKDMQDLEFTIQKGKLWILQTRNGKRTTKAAMRIAVQMVEEGLIDKAEAIRRIDPGQLDQLLHPTLDPNAPREILGKGLPASPGAACGKLVFSAKDAEDWTDRGEDVILARVETSPEDIGGMYVAKGILTSRGGMTSHAAVVARGMGTPCVSGAGDIQVDVGAKTLSALGETLNEGDLVTIDGSSGEVIKGRVDTVEPELSGDFAMLMDWVDETRVLRVRANAETPTDAKVARSFGAEGIGLARTEHMFFEPERIIHVREMILAQNVDDRKAALDKLLPFQRDDFGAVFDIMDGLPVTIRLLDPPLHEFLPTSEKDMAKIAKDLGVSVEDIKKRTEDLEEVNPMLGHRGCRLAITYPEIYEMQVRAIFEAAADMVAAGKTVLPEVMIPLVSSQVEFKPLHKLVKETAERVLEERSVSIAYKIGTMIELPRAALRAGEIAEDAEFFSFGTNDLTQTTYGLSRDDAGRFIQIYRERGVWDFDPFVTIDVKGVGELVKLGTERGRETRDGLKVGICGEHGGDPASVHFCHDVGLDYVSCSPYRVPIARLAAAQAALGVNAENNA; translated from the coding sequence ATGACGACGAAATGGACGTACTCGTTTGGTGGCGGCAACGCCGAAGGTCGCGCCGATATGCGCAACCTTTTGGGTGGCAAAGGCGCCAACCTGCATGAAATGAGCACCATCGGCCTGCAAGTCCCTCCGGGCTTCACCATCACCACGGACGTTTGTGCGCACTTTATCGAACACACAGGCGACTATCCGGACGGCCTGAACGATCAGGTCAACGCGGCCATCGCCAAGCTGGAAACGCACATGGGCGCGCCCTTTGGTGGCGGTAAGGATGAAGGCAAAGTGTTGCTTTTGTCTGTTCGCTCCGGTGCGCGGGCTTCCATGCCGGGCATGATGGACACGGTCTTGAATTTGGGCCTTAACGACGAAGCGGTCGAAATTTTGGCCACGGAAACGGGCGATGAGCGCTTTGCGTATGACAGCTACCGCCGCTTTATCCAAATGTTCGGTGACGTGGTGTTGGGGGTTGATCACTTCGTCTTCGAAGACCTGTTGGAAGACTACAAGATCGACAACGCTTTGAAGCTGGACACGGATTTGAGCGCTGAGGATTGGAAAGCGCTAATCCCCGATTACATCGAAAAAATCGAAGAACACACCGGTGAGCCGTTCCCTCAAGAGCCGCGTCAACAACTGTGGGCCGCCATCGGAGCTGTGTTCAAAAGCTGGACCAACAACCGTGCGAAAACGTATCGGGCGCTGCACGACATCCCTGAAGAGTGGGGCACGGCGGTGAACGTGCAAGCCATGGTGTTTGGTAACATGGGTGACGACAGTGCGACAGGTGTGTGCTTTACGCGTAACCCCTCCACAGGTGAGAACTTGTTTTATGGCGAGTACCTGATCAACGCTCAAGGCGAAGACGTTGTGGCCGGGATCCGTACACCGCAACCGCTCTCGATTGCCGAAAAGAACGCCAGTCAAGCGGGCATGGCGAGCTTGGAAGAGGTGATGCCCAAGCTCTACAAAGAGCTCGACGATGTGCGTCACATGTTGGAACAACATTACAAAGACATGCAGGACCTGGAATTCACCATCCAGAAAGGCAAACTTTGGATTTTGCAAACCCGCAACGGTAAACGCACCACCAAGGCGGCCATGAGAATCGCTGTGCAGATGGTCGAAGAAGGCTTGATCGACAAAGCCGAAGCCATTCGCCGCATTGACCCCGGACAGCTGGATCAGTTGCTGCACCCGACGTTGGACCCCAACGCACCGCGTGAGATTTTGGGCAAAGGCTTGCCCGCATCGCCTGGGGCGGCTTGCGGCAAATTGGTGTTTTCCGCGAAAGATGCCGAAGACTGGACGGACCGGGGTGAAGACGTCATCTTGGCGCGGGTGGAAACCTCACCCGAAGACATCGGTGGCATGTATGTGGCCAAAGGCATTTTGACGTCGCGCGGCGGCATGACGTCCCACGCCGCCGTTGTGGCGCGCGGCATGGGCACGCCATGTGTGTCGGGTGCAGGCGACATCCAAGTCGATGTGGGCGCCAAGACCTTGTCCGCGTTGGGTGAAACGCTGAACGAAGGCGATTTGGTGACCATTGACGGCTCCAGCGGTGAAGTGATCAAAGGCCGCGTCGACACGGTCGAGCCGGAACTGAGCGGTGACTTTGCCATGCTCATGGACTGGGTTGATGAAACCCGTGTCTTGCGTGTGCGGGCGAATGCGGAAACACCGACGGATGCCAAGGTCGCACGCAGCTTCGGTGCGGAAGGCATTGGTTTGGCGCGCACCGAACACATGTTTTTTGAGCCCGAGCGCATCATCCACGTGCGCGAAATGATCTTGGCGCAAAATGTTGACGACCGCAAAGCGGCGCTGGACAAATTGTTGCCGTTCCAGCGTGACGATTTTGGTGCCGTATTCGACATTATGGACGGCTTGCCGGTCACCATCCGTCTGTTGGACCCGCCGCTGCACGAGTTCTTGCCCACGTCCGAAAAAGACATGGCAAAAATTGCCAAGGATCTGGGCGTGTCGGTCGAAGACATCAAAAAACGCACCGAAGATTTGGAAGAAGTGAACCCCATGCTGGGTCACCGCGGTTGCCGTTTGGCGATCACGTACCCGGAAATCTACGAAATGCAAGTGCGCGCCATTTTTGAAGCCGCCGCTGATATGGTCGCAGCAGGAAAAACCGTGCTGCCCGAAGTGATGATCCCGTTGGTGTCGTCTCAGGTTGAATTTAAACCGCTGCACAAACTGGTGAAAGAAACTGCTGAGCGCGTGTTGGAAGAACGGTCCGTTTCCATCGCGTACAAAATCGGCACTATGATTGAGTTGCCACGCGCCGCCCTGCGTGCGGGTGAAATCGCCGAAGACGCGGAATTCTTCAGCTTTGGCACCAATGACTTGACCCAAACGACCTATGGTCTGTCGCGCGACGATGCGGGCCGTTTTATCCAGATTTATCGCGAACGCGGTGTTTGGGACTTCGACCCGTTTGTCACCATCGACGTTAAAGGTGTCGGTGAATTGGTGAAGTTGGGGACTGAGCGTGGTCGCGAAACCCGGGACGGTTTGAAGGTTGGGATTTGCGGTGAGCATGGCGGCGATCCGGCGTCGGTTCACTTCTGCCATGACGTGGGGCTGGACTATGTGTCGTGTTCGCCCTACCGTGTTCCCATTGCGCGCCTCGCTGCCGCGCAGGCTGCCTTGGGTGTAAATGCGGAAAATAACGCGTAA
- a CDS encoding arsenate reductase ArsC — MNDALPLHVLFLSARNACRSIMAEALLNKVGQGRFRAMSAGKKAASQIHPFAAETLKQVGYDTSEQYPKAWGVFVTPTAPRIDAVVTMDDSLEDIELPIWYSNPVRVHWGFADPEQVQGDEMERIGAYRRCFGNMEQQMLKLAGQATDGVRGQALSQILESITP; from the coding sequence TTGAACGACGCCTTGCCTTTACACGTTCTGTTTTTATCGGCGCGCAATGCGTGTCGGTCCATCATGGCCGAAGCTTTGTTGAACAAAGTCGGCCAGGGGCGCTTTCGCGCCATGAGCGCAGGGAAAAAAGCGGCCAGCCAAATCCACCCCTTTGCCGCTGAAACGCTCAAACAAGTAGGTTATGACACGTCGGAACAGTATCCCAAGGCTTGGGGCGTGTTCGTGACCCCGACCGCACCGCGTATTGATGCCGTTGTGACCATGGACGACAGCCTGGAAGATATCGAATTGCCCATTTGGTATTCCAATCCCGTGCGCGTGCACTGGGGCTTTGCCGATCCCGAACAGGTGCAAGGCGACGAAATGGAACGCATTGGTGCCTATCGGCGGTGTTTTGGCAATATGGAACAGCAAATGCTGAAGCTCGCCGGGCAAGCGACCGACGGCGTGCGCGGTCAAGCGCTCAGCCAAATACTGGAAAGCATAACGCCTTAA
- a CDS encoding class I SAM-dependent methyltransferase → MSLKPPDDIGGLLNLVSRAYSHRIKECGPVPNGVFWKDVDGQELRLEVLLQAVEDADLNGPVSVNDLGCGYGTLFDLVKDQSMLNGGHYFGYDISPHMIEQAQNRIQDPRADFITSPIATEVADYSFVSGTYNMFFGADRRMWEDYVQTSLKHLWGHTRKTLAFNMLDNETPERLGDLYYANRRMMVEFALTLSPEVELINDYPLSEFTIFVKRV, encoded by the coding sequence ATGAGCCTCAAACCGCCGGATGATATTGGGGGGCTGCTCAATCTGGTTTCCCGGGCTTACTCCCACCGCATAAAAGAGTGCGGCCCGGTGCCCAACGGCGTGTTTTGGAAAGACGTTGACGGTCAAGAGTTGCGCTTAGAGGTGCTGCTTCAAGCGGTCGAGGACGCAGACCTCAACGGTCCCGTCTCCGTCAACGATTTGGGCTGCGGCTACGGCACCCTGTTTGATTTGGTCAAAGATCAGTCGATGCTGAACGGCGGGCATTATTTCGGCTACGACATATCGCCGCATATGATCGAACAAGCCCAAAACCGTATTCAAGATCCCCGCGCCGATTTTATCACGTCCCCCATCGCGACAGAGGTTGCCGACTATTCATTTGTGTCCGGCACCTACAACATGTTCTTCGGAGCCGATCGGCGCATGTGGGAAGATTATGTCCAGACCAGCCTGAAACATTTGTGGGGACACACCCGCAAGACCTTGGCGTTTAACATGTTGGACAACGAAACACCCGAACGCTTGGGCGATCTCTATTACGCAAATCGCCGGATGATGGTGGAATTCGCGCTCACCCTGTCCCCAGAAGTCGAACTGATCAACGACTATCCGTTGTCTGAATTTACAATTTTCGTAAAACGCGTGTGA
- the ygfZ gene encoding CAF17-like 4Fe-4S cluster assembly/insertion protein YgfZ — protein sequence MSDKTYIHLPARGLIKVSGPDARDFLQGLVSQDMQRVTGEQAVYSAFLSPQGKFLFDFFAFEMDGAVFLDVEAERRSDFFKRLSMYKLRSDVELTDETETFDVYGVLDSQGFAERGQAKGLDGGVIYADPRLLNMGCRAVLSKGATAALEALGLSAGDMDSFEAVRIGLGLADGSRDMTVDRALLLENGFEELDGVDFGKGCFMGQELTARTRYRGLVKKRLLPVTIDGPVPEPGTAFELDGKAAGEMKSTLGNQGLAVVRLDQLSDGVSFTTGDATITPTVPDWVVFQEKEEA from the coding sequence ATGAGCGACAAAACCTATATTCACCTCCCTGCACGCGGCCTGATTAAGGTCTCTGGCCCAGACGCGCGCGACTTCCTTCAAGGCCTGGTTTCCCAGGATATGCAACGTGTTACAGGCGAACAGGCGGTCTATTCCGCATTCCTCAGCCCCCAGGGCAAGTTCCTGTTCGACTTCTTCGCGTTTGAGATGGACGGCGCGGTGTTCTTGGACGTGGAAGCCGAACGACGGTCTGACTTTTTTAAGCGGCTCAGCATGTACAAGCTGCGCTCCGACGTGGAACTGACGGACGAGACCGAGACGTTCGACGTTTACGGCGTGCTCGATTCTCAAGGATTTGCGGAACGCGGGCAAGCCAAGGGCCTTGACGGTGGCGTGATCTATGCCGACCCGCGCTTGCTCAACATGGGGTGTCGCGCCGTTCTGAGCAAAGGCGCCACAGCCGCATTGGAAGCCTTGGGGCTCAGTGCGGGCGACATGGACAGCTTCGAAGCGGTGCGCATCGGTCTCGGCCTTGCCGATGGATCGCGCGATATGACGGTCGACCGGGCCTTGTTGCTGGAAAACGGATTTGAAGAACTGGACGGTGTCGACTTTGGCAAGGGCTGCTTCATGGGCCAAGAGCTCACCGCACGCACGCGTTATCGCGGTCTTGTCAAAAAGCGTCTTCTGCCCGTCACCATTGACGGCCCCGTGCCCGAACCCGGCACTGCGTTTGAACTGGACGGCAAAGCCGCCGGAGAGATGAAAAGCACACTCGGCAACCAAGGCCTAGCTGTCGTGCGCCTCGATCAGTTGTCGGACGGTGTCAGCTTCACGACTGGGGATGCCACCATTACCCCTACCGTTCCCGACTGGGTTGTCTTTCAGGAAAAAGAAGAAGCATGA
- a CDS encoding glycosyltransferase family 9 protein: MKRILFITSNRLGDAVLSTGVLARLLEHFPGARTTVVCGPVPAGLFAALPGLERVIELPKRKHSLHWWDMWRACIPTFWDVVVDLRNAPLSYALFAKRQIHLGKANKMYGHRVVAMGSILGEADNPPVPVLWSNAEHDAAAAKLIPDSGPVLALGPTANWIGKTWFAERFAELAKRLTADDGIMPGARIAVMAHTSELEMARPVLDMLPPERTLNLVGNTSLATVGACLRRTDFYVGNDSGLMHMAAAAGIPTLGVFGPSREEHYAPWAGEHGKLGMAVRGEKSYEDVFPPDYDYRNTPSLMGDLSVDQAEAAARELWSQVT, from the coding sequence TTGAAGCGAATTCTGTTCATCACGTCCAATCGCCTTGGCGATGCGGTGCTATCCACGGGCGTTTTGGCGCGCCTTCTGGAACATTTCCCAGGTGCCCGCACGACCGTGGTGTGCGGTCCTGTGCCCGCGGGCCTGTTTGCGGCCCTGCCGGGACTGGAGCGTGTGATCGAGCTGCCCAAGCGCAAGCACAGCCTGCACTGGTGGGACATGTGGCGGGCCTGTATCCCGACGTTTTGGGACGTGGTGGTGGATTTGCGCAATGCACCATTGAGCTATGCTTTGTTCGCCAAGCGCCAAATCCACCTGGGCAAAGCCAATAAGATGTACGGCCACCGGGTGGTCGCCATGGGCTCTATCCTGGGCGAGGCGGACAATCCGCCCGTTCCGGTGTTGTGGAGCAATGCCGAACACGACGCTGCGGCGGCAAAACTGATCCCCGACAGCGGACCTGTTCTGGCTTTGGGGCCGACGGCCAATTGGATTGGTAAAACATGGTTTGCGGAACGCTTTGCAGAGCTCGCAAAACGCTTGACGGCAGACGACGGCATAATGCCGGGGGCTCGAATAGCGGTGATGGCGCACACCTCGGAATTGGAGATGGCACGGCCCGTTTTGGACATGCTGCCGCCCGAGCGCACGCTTAATTTGGTGGGCAATACCTCTTTGGCGACGGTGGGCGCATGTTTGCGCCGAACGGATTTTTATGTGGGCAACGATTCTGGCCTCATGCACATGGCGGCAGCGGCGGGAATCCCCACCCTGGGGGTGTTTGGCCCGTCGCGCGAAGAACACTACGCGCCTTGGGCGGGGGAACACGGTAAGCTGGGCATGGCCGTGCGCGGCGAAAAGTCCTATGAAGATGTGTTCCCGCCGGATTACGATTACCGCAACACGCCATCCCTGATGGGGGATTTGAGCGTGGATCAGGCCGAAGCGGCAGCCCGTGAACTCTGGAGCCAAGTGACGTGA
- a CDS encoding glycosyltransferase family 2 protein, translating to MNDTAPKTVTALVVAHNEEDNLDACLSTLSFADELVVVLDNCNDGSKEIAARFTDKLVEGVWPIEGPRRHAGIDICTTDWILEVDADERVSPELAAEIKAKIQDAPFGHFLIPYDNYVGDHLVRYGWGASWGVSATVRLFSKGAKFWGDQRIHPGVQLKGERMWLENRMIHYVDKNISDMIMRLDRYTTARGNDLRASGNVGSLANNIRRLFSRFFKCYIGRKGYKEGLYGFLIALMAGLFPLLSYIKAKLEDAPTGHPGGENN from the coding sequence GTGAACGATACCGCCCCCAAAACCGTGACCGCCCTGGTGGTGGCGCACAACGAAGAAGACAATCTCGACGCTTGCTTGTCCACGTTGAGCTTTGCGGATGAACTTGTCGTGGTGTTGGACAATTGCAACGACGGGTCCAAAGAGATCGCCGCGCGCTTTACCGATAAACTGGTCGAAGGCGTGTGGCCCATCGAAGGCCCGCGCCGCCATGCGGGCATCGACATTTGCACCACAGACTGGATTTTGGAAGTGGATGCGGACGAACGTGTATCGCCCGAATTGGCTGCGGAAATTAAAGCCAAGATTCAAGACGCCCCCTTCGGCCACTTTTTGATCCCCTACGACAACTACGTCGGCGATCACCTGGTGCGCTATGGCTGGGGCGCGTCCTGGGGTGTCAGCGCCACCGTGCGCCTGTTTTCCAAGGGGGCTAAGTTTTGGGGCGATCAACGCATCCACCCGGGCGTGCAGCTTAAGGGCGAGCGCATGTGGCTGGAAAACCGCATGATCCACTATGTGGACAAGAACATTTCCGACATGATTATGCGTTTGGATCGTTACACTACGGCGCGCGGTAACGATCTGCGGGCTTCTGGCAACGTCGGGTCCCTCGCCAACAACATTCGCCGCCTGTTTTCGCGCTTTTTCAAATGCTATATTGGTCGCAAGGGCTACAAAGAAGGGCTTTATGGCTTTCTCATCGCTTTAATGGCTGGGCTTTTTCCGTTGCTGTCCTATATCAAAGCAAAGCTGGAAGATGCGCCAACGGGACATCCAGGTGGGGAGAACAACTAA
- a CDS encoding glycosyltransferase — protein sequence MRVLQAMAGAEFGGAEAFFERLVIALHNAGLEQRVLIRENPRRAEVLRQAGIEPVELPFGGALDFKTGLHIKREMRTFHPHVVLSWMNRATKKMPNKRPSDLDYVLAARLGGYYNLKYYQKCDHLVGNTEDICTYLKEQNWPEEKTHYLPNFVASDLRPPLSRTELNIPERAQMILSLGRLHTNKAFDTLLRAMVHVPEAYLVIAGDGPEEQALITLATELGVRPRIRFVGWRSDVPELMAASNLYVCPSRHEPLGNVVIEGWAQTRPVVAAASQGPSQLIQDGVDGLLCPVDDAEAMAQAINRVLKNETLSGDLAQAGRGRYEREFTEAQVVKQYLDFFQRIAN from the coding sequence GTGCGGGTTTTACAAGCCATGGCCGGGGCCGAATTCGGCGGCGCGGAAGCGTTTTTCGAACGTTTGGTCATTGCCCTGCATAACGCAGGGCTGGAGCAGCGCGTCTTGATCCGCGAAAATCCGCGCCGCGCCGAAGTCTTGCGCCAAGCCGGCATCGAACCGGTTGAGCTGCCTTTTGGCGGGGCGTTGGACTTCAAAACAGGCCTGCACATTAAACGCGAAATGCGCACCTTCCACCCGCACGTGGTGCTGAGCTGGATGAACCGCGCGACAAAAAAGATGCCCAACAAACGACCCAGCGATCTCGACTATGTTTTGGCGGCGCGTTTGGGTGGGTATTACAATCTCAAGTACTACCAAAAATGCGATCACTTGGTGGGCAATACCGAAGACATCTGCACGTACTTGAAAGAACAAAACTGGCCGGAAGAGAAAACCCATTATCTGCCGAATTTTGTGGCGTCCGACCTCCGTCCGCCGCTTTCGCGCACAGAATTGAACATTCCCGAACGCGCGCAGATGATTTTGTCCCTGGGCCGTTTACACACCAACAAAGCCTTCGACACATTGCTGCGCGCCATGGTTCACGTGCCGGAAGCCTATTTGGTCATTGCCGGTGACGGCCCGGAAGAACAAGCCTTGATCACCTTGGCGACGGAGTTGGGCGTGCGTCCGCGCATTCGCTTTGTGGGGTGGCGTTCTGACGTGCCTGAATTGATGGCGGCAAGCAACCTCTACGTTTGTCCGTCCCGCCATGAGCCGCTGGGTAACGTTGTCATTGAAGGCTGGGCGCAAACCCGCCCGGTGGTGGCGGCGGCAAGCCAAGGGCCGTCTCAACTGATCCAAGACGGCGTGGACGGTCTGTTGTGCCCTGTTGACGACGCTGAGGCCATGGCGCAAGCCATCAACCGGGTCTTGAAAAACGAGACCTTGTCCGGCGATTTGGCCCAGGCCGGGCGCGGACGCTATGAGCGTGAATTCACCGAAGCCCAAGTGGTCAAGCAGTACCTCGACTTCTTCCAAAGGATTGCCAACTGA